From a region of the Listeria monocytogenes ATCC 19117 genome:
- the cspD gene encoding cold-shock protein CspD, protein MQNGKVKWFNNEKGYGFIESDGGEDIFVHFTAIQGDGYKSLEEGQAVTFEVVEGNRGAQAANVEKA, encoded by the coding sequence ATGCAAAATGGGAAAGTAAAATGGTTTAACAATGAAAAGGGTTACGGTTTTATCGAATCAGACGGCGGCGAAGATATTTTCGTTCACTTCACAGCGATCCAAGGTGATGGCTACAAATCTTTAGAAGAAGGCCAAGCGGTAACATTTGAAGTAGTAGAAGGTAATCGCGGCGCTCAAGCAGCCAATGTAGAAAAAGCCTAA
- a CDS encoding ribonuclease HI family protein → MEVFVDGASAGNPGPSGAGIVLKAEGIYEQFAIPLAVMTNHEAEFIAIKLGLEEAIKKQATLIRLYSDSKVAIEAIHKRHAKNPLFKPHLEAILEMADSFELFFAEWRNVSQNKQADQLARQAIKKQKQPGVK, encoded by the coding sequence ATGGAAGTTTTCGTCGATGGTGCAAGTGCGGGAAATCCTGGACCAAGTGGGGCTGGAATCGTCTTAAAAGCAGAAGGTATTTATGAACAATTCGCCATTCCGCTCGCAGTTATGACGAATCATGAAGCAGAATTTATTGCGATTAAACTCGGACTGGAAGAAGCCATAAAAAAACAAGCTACATTAATTCGTCTATACTCAGATTCGAAAGTTGCAATCGAAGCAATTCATAAACGACATGCGAAAAATCCTTTATTCAAGCCGCATTTAGAAGCAATTTTAGAAATGGCCGATTCATTTGAATTGTTTTTTGCTGAATGGCGTAATGTAAGTCAAAATAAACAAGCCGACCAACTTGCGCGCCAGGCTATAAAAAAACAGAAGCAACCTGGAGTCAAATAA
- a CDS encoding 5'-3' exonuclease, which yields MTENRENLLVVDGMALLFRAFYATAVSKQFMFNQHGIPTNGVQGFMRHMFAAIRQSNPTHTLICWDMGSQTFRNELYDGYKAGRTAPPEEMIPQFDLAKEVAAGFGFVNLGVPGFEADDCIGTITVQASNTIATTVLSGDKDLLQLIAPTNDVWIMQKGYGNYKRYDEATFFEEMGISPRQFIDVKALMGDTSDGYPGVRGIGEKTAIKLIQEFESIEGVLNNLDKLKPAQQTKIQEDLAMLELSQKLARIHTEVPLEIDLPSLKYDGFREDAFAVVEKYGLKTLTRDIE from the coding sequence TTTCCAAACAATTTATGTTTAACCAACATGGAATCCCGACGAATGGGGTGCAAGGTTTTATGCGCCACATGTTTGCAGCGATTCGCCAGAGTAACCCAACGCATACACTAATTTGCTGGGATATGGGGTCGCAAACATTTCGAAATGAATTATATGATGGTTATAAAGCAGGCAGAACAGCGCCACCAGAAGAAATGATTCCGCAGTTTGATTTAGCGAAAGAGGTAGCTGCTGGATTTGGCTTTGTCAATTTAGGTGTGCCGGGTTTTGAAGCAGATGATTGTATTGGGACAATTACCGTTCAAGCGAGTAATACGATTGCTACAACTGTTTTAAGTGGCGACAAAGATTTACTGCAACTAATCGCACCGACGAATGATGTCTGGATTATGCAAAAAGGTTACGGCAATTATAAACGATATGATGAAGCGACATTTTTTGAAGAGATGGGTATTTCTCCAAGACAATTTATTGATGTGAAAGCATTAATGGGCGACACTTCAGATGGTTATCCGGGTGTTCGTGGAATCGGTGAAAAAACAGCGATTAAGCTTATTCAAGAATTTGAGTCTATTGAAGGCGTCTTGAACAACCTGGATAAACTGAAACCAGCGCAACAAACCAAAATCCAAGAAGACTTAGCGATGCTAGAATTAAGTCAAAAATTAGCTCGGATTCATACAGAAGTCCCACTAGAAATAGACTTGCCTAGCTTGAAATATGACGGTTTCCGCGAGGATGCTTTTGCTGTAGTTGAAAAATACGGTTTAAAAACGTTAACGCGCGATATCGAATAA